In the genome of Paenarthrobacter ilicis, the window TGGTTGCTTCAGCAACTACGGCCTGCTTGGGGGAAACGGGCTCCAGAACCAGTTCGATGACTGCCATGGGAGCGTTGTCGCCCTTGCGGTTGCCGATCTTGGTGATGCGGGTGTAGCCACCATCGCGGTTGGCAACGGCGCCGGCGATGTCGGTGAACAGCTCGTGGACAACGCCCTTGTCGCTGATCAGGCCGAGAACGCGGCGGCGGGAAGCGAGGTCGCCACGCTTGGCGAAGGTGACCAAACGCTCTGCGTACGGCTTCAGGCGCTTGGCCTTGGTGACCGTGGTGGTGATGCGCTTGTGCTCAAAGAGAGCAGCTGCCAGGTTCGCGAGCATCAAACGCTCGTGAGCCGGGCCGCCTCCGAGGCGCGGACCCTTAGTGGGGGTAGGCATAGTTATTTCTCCTGTTATGTAAGCCGTTGGGTTCCATCACTGGATCCAGCGGCCAAGATCTGCTGTTTAGAGCTCGTCGTCGCTGAACGCGGCGTCGTCCTCTTCGATGGCTGCGGCGCGGGCTGCAAGATCGAAACCGGGAGGGGAGTCCTTGAGGGACAGACCCAGTTCCACGAGCTTTGCCTTGACCTCGTCGATGGACTTCGCACCGAAGTTACGGATGTCCATCAGGTCAGCCTCGGAGCGGGCAACGAGTTCACCCACGGTGTGGATGCCCTCACGCTTGAGGCAGTTGTAGGAACGGACGGTGAGGTCCAGATCCTCGATCGGCAGAGCCATGTCTGCTGCCAGGGCAGCGTCCGTCGGCGACGGGCCAATCTCGATACCTTCAGCTGCGGTGTTCAGCTCACGGGCCAGACCGAACAGTTCCACCAGGGTGGTGCCTGCGGAAGCAACGGCGTCGCGGGGGGCGATTGCCTGCTTGGTCTCGACGTCGACAATGAGCTTGTCGAAGTCGGTGCGCTGCTCAACACGGGTAGCTTCCACGCGGAAAGTTACCTTCATGACCGGCGAGTAGATCGAGTCGACCGGAATACGGCCGATCTCGGAATCGCCGGACTTGTTCTGAGCTGCCGAAACGTAGCCACGGCCGCGCTCGATGGTGAGTTCGAGTTCGAACTTGCCCTTCGAGTTCAGTGTGGCAATGTGCAGATCCGGGTTGTGGAATTCGACACCGGCCGGCGGAGCAATGTCCGCAGCGGTGACGACTCCGGGGCCCTGCTTGCGCAGGTAAGCCACAACCGGCTCATCGTGCTCGGAGGAAACCGAAAGGTTCTTGATGTTCAGGATGATCTCGGTGACATCTTCCTTGACACCCGGAACCGTGGTGAACTCGTGCAGCACGCCATCGATCCGGATGCTGGTTACAGCGGCACCGGGGATGGAGGAGAGCAGGGTACGGCGGAGTGAGTTTCCGAGGGTGTAGCCGAAGCCCGGCTCCAGGGGTTCAATGATGAACCTGGAACGGTTTTCGGATACTACTTCTTCGGACAGGGTGGGGCGCTGTGCAATGAGCACTTAGGTTTCCTTTCAGCGAGCATCCGCTATATGACGCAACACAGGTGGTGGAAATCGGCTTCGGTTTCCAGCCTGACCAGCCGGGCCATGCTTATGAAGGGTCGGAACCATTCACAGCAGGCCCGGCCGGTCAGGCAGGGAAGACCTAATTAGACGCGGCGACGCTTCGGGGGGCGGCAACCGTTGTGGGCGCTGGGGGTGACGTCCTGGATGGAGCCAACCTCGAGGCCAGCGGCCTGAAGCGAACGGATTGCGGTTTCGCGTCCTGATCCCGGGCCCTTGACGAATACGTCAACCTTGCGCAGGCCGTGCTCCTGGGCGCGCTTTGCAGCGGCTTCAGCAGCCATCTGGGCAGCGAACGGAGTGGACTTGCGGGAACCCTTGAAGCCAACCTCACCGGCGGAAGCCCATGAGATGACAGCACCGTTCGGGTCCGTGATGGACACGATGGTGTTGTTAAAGGTGCTCTTGATGTGCGCCTGGCCAAGCGCAATATTCTTCTTATCCTTGCGACGCGGCTTACGAACCGCTCCACGAGTCTTCGGGGGCATTGTTTCTCCTACAGAAAGTTATCGGGGGAAAACCAGGTCAATCCCGAGGGATTAACGTCCGGCCTTCTTCTTGCCGGCGACGGTGCGCTTCGGACCCTTGCGGGTACGTGCGTTGGTCTTCGTACGCTGTCCGCGTACGGGCAGGCCCTTGCGGTGGCGCAGGCCTTCGTAGCTGCCGATCTCAACCTTGCGGCGGATATCAGCGGCTACCTCGCGGCGAAGGTCACCCTCAACCTTGTAGTTGCCTTCAATGTAGTCACGCAGCTGGACCAGCTCGGCGTCAGTCAGGTCCTTGACGCGAACGTCGGCGCTGATGCCTGTGGCAGCCAGGGTTTCGTGTGCACGGGTCTTGCCCACGCCGTAGATGTAAGTAAGCGCAATTTCCAACCGCTTTTCGCGGGGAATGTCTACGCCAGCGAGACGAGCCATAGTGGCGGTACTCCTTGAATAAACCGGAGGTCGTAGGCAGTACACCCACACGTACTGTGTGGCCCCAGCCTCCGACCGGGGGTCCGCTGACCAGGCTCTGTACTGCAGTCCTGGCACAGCTTGTGCTGCCTTTATTTACTTGCGTGGGCTAGCAACCCAGGTTTGCCCTTTCGGGCGCTGATTCCCGGAAGGGGAATTAGCCCTGGCGCTGCTTGTGGCGCGGGTTCTCGCAGATCACCATGACCCGGCCGTTACGGCGGATCACTTTGCACTTGTCGCAGATCTGCTTGACGCTCGGCTTGACCTTCATGGCGTTCCTTTGCGTGTTTTGCAGTTGATCTGCTGGAGCGGTTCGGCATTATTGCCTGGCCGCCCAGCAATTTACTTGTAGCGGTAGACGATACGACCACGTGTGAGGTCGTATGGGCTGAGCTCCACCACTACGCGGTCCTCCGGGAGAATCCTGATGTAGTGCTGACGCATCTTCCCAGAGATGTGTGCGAGAACGACGTGCTTGTTGGTGAGCTCAACACGAAACATCGCATTGGGCAGCGCCTCAGTCACAACGCCCTCGATCTCAATGACCCCGTCCTTCTTGGCCATATCCTCCGCTAACTGTTGTTTGCCGCCGTCCTTCAGTAGGCACCGAAGATCCAGCGGACGTTTTTTGTTTGCTTGGCCGCCTTGGGCCACGACACCAAAAAGGGCGTGGCTGCACAGACAACCAACAAATAACTCTACGCCACTGAAGCCGGAAAGTTAAATCCGACAATGGTAGCGCACGTATCGCAGCCCGTCACTCCCCCACGGGCCGGTAGGCCGGGAAGTCACCTGCCGCCGTCGAGACGCTCTCCGCGGACAGTACACCGTCCAGGATGGCCAGCCGCACCGCTTCCGCCGCCGCACTTTGGAGCGTTATCAGGGACACCTGCCGGGCCTGCCCAGTACTTCGGTCCAGGGCCACCGAGCCGGTAGCCAGCGCGAACACCGTGTCGCCATCGGCAAGCGTATGGGACGGATCCAACGCCCGCGCAAGCCCGGCATGCCCGGCATTTGCGGTCCGCTTGCACTCAGCAACATCCAGCACGGCATTCGTCGCAATGACAACGAGCGTTGTGTTCAGGCCGGGTTGCGCGGCTTGCGATTGATCATCCCCGGCCTGCAGGTCCGCAGGACCAAACCGGGGCGATCCCAAGGCGTTGACGATTGCGATGGCACCCACTACCACACCGTCGTCGAGTTCGATCGAAGACGTCCCCACGCCGCCTTTGTACTGGCCGCGGGCAATGACGGCGCCGGTCCCGGCGCCGGTGTTTCCACGCTCGACGGCGGCATGGTCACCGGAGGCGAACGCCGCGGCGGCTGCCTGGTAGCCCATGTCGAGGCCGGGCCGTGCCTGGACGTCGCCGCCCCGCCCGAGGTCGAAGATCGCTGCGGCCGGAACAATCGGCACCACGGTTCCCGGGACGGCAAAGCCACGCCCATGTTCTTCGCACCAGTGTTGGGCACCCGCCGCGGATACCAGTCCGAACGCGCTGCCGCCGGTCAGCACCACGGCATCCACGGTCGACACCAGGGTGGTGGGATCCAGCGCATCTGTTTCGTGGGTTCCGGGACCACCCCCGCGGACGTCCACGGATCCCACGGTCCCCGGCGGAGGAAGCACAACAGTGACTCCGGACAACCACCCCTCCCCCACCCTCTGCACATGCCCAACCCGGATGCCAGCAACATCGGTGATCGAATTCATGGCTCCATTCTCCACTGGTGAGACAAAACGGACAGCCCAGCAACAAATGGGAGTCCGGCCTCAAATACGAACAAGTGAGTAACGCCGAGTAAACGGGTTGGGAAGTGTAGGCCAACTATCCCGGAGAGGCGGTTTTTTGGCGCTGACCTGCTCTTTCGGTGTGATGAGCTTGGCCTGTCGCCGCCCGCCTCGTGGTGCGGACGCCCCCCTTCTTTCATTCGAAACCGTTAGTGGAACATGACTGCCCCTTTGACTCATGAACACAGCCCCGCGCCGGAAAACGGCCGGGCGAACCTCCAGCCCGGCGCTGGAGATACTGGCCGGGGACATGCGCCCGGAGCCGCGCCCGGCTCCCGTCCGGCCAGGAAATGGTCCGCACGCAGCCGGAAAGACTTCCTGGTCTTTCTTGCCCTCGCCTTGCCAAACCTGGCCCTGATTGGCACGTTCACCTACTGGCCGCTGATCAACAACATCTATTACTCCACCCTGGACTGGACGCTGGGATCGGCGTCAGCCACGGTGGTGGGGTTCCAGAACTACCTGACCTTCTTTGGAAGCGAGGACGCGGCCACAGTCCTTGGCACCACGGGGATCTTCACGGCCGTGACGGTGGGCGGTTCCATGGGACTGGGTCTCCTGGTGGCGCTGGCTCTGAACTCCAAGGTCAGGGGAACCACTTTTGCGCGCTCCGCCGTGTTCGCCCCCTACGTTCTCTCCGGCGTGGGCGTTGGGCTGGTTTGGTTGTTCATCTTTGATCCCGGGTACGGGGTGCTCTCCTGGATTCTCCGCGGGTTGGGACAGTCCAGCCCCCAGTGGATCAACGATCCCCAGCTCTCGCTGGTCATGGTGATCATTGTCTACATCTGGAAGAACCTCGGTTACTGCGCCGTGGTGTACCTGGCGGGGCTTCAGTCGCTCCCCCGCGATGTGATGGAAGCTGCAGCCCTGGATGGGGCCGGCAGCCGGAGGCGGTTCTTCAGCATCTCCGTCCCACTGCTGTCCCCCACCACCTTCTTCCTGCTGATCACCACCATGCTTAGTTCCCTGCAGGCCTTCGACCTCATCCGCATCATGACGCCTTTGGGCAACGGCACCAGCACGTTGATCTACGAGGCCTATCTCCAGGCGTTCGGGGCGTACAACAGGGCAGGCTACTCCGCGGCGATCTCGGTCATCCTTTTCGCGGTCCTGCTGGTCATCACCCTCCTCCAACTTCGGTTCGTTGAGCGAAAGGTCCACTACTCATGAGCGCGCCGACACCAACCGCCGTCGTTGATTCTCCACAGGAGGGCCCGGCCACCCGGAGGCCCCATCCGTTGTCCGCCCGAAACCTTCTGCACACCGTGGCCACGGGTTACCTGCCCCTGGTGATTGCCACCCTGGTGGTTTTCCTGCCGCTGCTGTGGATGCTCCTGAGCTCCTTCAAGCAGCCCGGCGAGATCGTCACCATGGACCTCAAAATCCTGCCGGAATCCCTGAACCTGCAGAACTATGCCACCGCCATGACCACCGTGCCCTTTGCCAGGTTCTTTGCCAACAGCCTGATTGTCACGGTGGTGGGCGCCACCATCAAGGTGATCCTGGCCATCCTCACCGCCTACGCCCTGGTGTTCGTGCGGTTCCCCTTCAAGAACGTGATCTTCGTCCTGATCCTGGTGGCCCTCATGGTTCCCGCCCAGGTGTCCATCCTGCCCAACTACATCCTGATCGCAGGTATGGGAGGCAAGAACACCCTGTGGGGCATCATCCTCCCCGGCCTGGGCACAGCCTTTGGCACGTTCCTGCTGCGTCAACATTTTCTGACGCTTCCGGCGTCAATCCTGGAAGCCGCGGAAATTGACGGGGCGGGCCACTGGCGGCGCCTGTGGCAAATCATTGTCCCCGTTTCCGTTCCGTCCATCGCCACCGTGGCACTGGTGACGGTGGTCAGCGAGTGGAACGACTACATCTGGCCGCTCATCATCACCGACCGTCCCGAAACAATGACGCTCCCCGTCGGCCTCACCCTGCTGCAGAACTCCGAGGGCAACGGCTCCGGGTGGGGAATCCTCATGGCCGGCGCCGTGCTGGTGATCGTGCCCATCCTGCTGATCTTCGCGGCCCTGCAGCGCTACATCGTCGCCGGGCTGACGCAGGGAAGCGTCACCGGCTGAATTTCTCCAACCGCACCATTCGCATCAAAGCAACGTATTGAGAGGAAACACCATGCGCAGCAACCTTGACCGCCGCCATTTCCTGGGGCTGGCAGGCCTCGGAGCCGGAGCCGCGGCCCTCGCCGCATGCGGCGGACCGTCGACGGCGGGCACGGCAGACGCCGTCGACACCGCCACGATCGACTTCAGCGGCGTAAAGCCCGCTGCCTCCATCGACTTCTGGACCAACCACCCGGGCAAGTCGCAGGACGTGGAGAAGGCCATTATCGAGAAGTTCCAGGCCAAGTTCCCTGACATCAAGGTCAACCTGGTCACCGCAGGCGCCAACTATGAGGAAATCGCCCAGAAGTTCCAGACCTCACAGGCCGCCAAGACCGGCCTCCCCGGCCTGGTGGTCCTCTCCGACGTATGGTGGTTCCGCTACTTCACCAATGGCAGCATCATCCCCTTGGATGGGCTGGTGAAGCAGTTGGACATCAAGACCGACGATTTCCAGAAGTCGCTGGTGGACGACTACAAGTACGACAACAAGCAGTGGGCACTCCCCTACGGACGGTCCACCCCGCTGTTCTACTACAACAAGGACCACTTCAAAGCAGCCGGCATCCCGGACCGGGCACCGGCCACGTGGCAGGAATTCGCTGAGTGGGCTCCCAAGCTGAAGGCCACCTCGGGCGCGCAGTACGCCTACATCTATCCCGCCCTGGCTGGTTATGCCGGGTGGACCCTCCAGAACAACCTCTGGGGCTGGGGCGGTGGGTGGTCCAAGGATTGGGACATTACCTGCGACTCCAAGGAATCAGTGGCAGCCCTCCAGTGGGCCCAGGATTCCATCTACAAGGATGGCTGGGCTGGAGTTTCCTCAAAGGAAGCTGCAGATGACTTCGCCGCAGGGATCACGTCATCCACGATCTCCTCGACGGGTTCGCTGTTGGGTGTCCTGAAGGCCGCGAAGTTCAACGTGGGCGTCGGCTTCCTGCCCGGCGGTCCGGCAGCTCCCAGCGGGGTCTGCCCCACTGGCGGCGCCGGGCTGGGCATTCCGTCCGGCATCAGCAAGGAAGAGCAACTTGCCGCGGCCACCTTCCTGAAGTTCATGACCGAGCCGGAAAACACTGCCGCCTTCTCCGCTGCAACCGGATACATGCCCACCAGGCTCTCCGCCGACATGTCGGCAGTACTGGCTGCCACTCCCCAGATCAAAACGGCCATGGATCAGCTGGCCGTCACCAGGGTCCAGGACAACGCGCGCGTCTTCCTGCCGGGCGCTGACCAGGAAATGGCCAAGGCCGCCGCGAAAATCCTGACCCAGCAAGGCGATGTCCAGTCCACCATGTCCGAGCTGAAGAAGACGCTTGAGGGCATCTACACCAAGGACGTCAAGCCCAAGCTCAAGGCCTGACCTTCCTCCCGGAACGCCAAAGAAGAGCGGGGCTGCATCAGCAGCCCCGCTCTTCTTTGGTATTTGTCCCCAGGACCCGCTACGGGATGGGTACCGGCACGACGCCGAGGGGGGCCAAACGTTCTGCTCCTCCATCGGGTGCGGACAGCACCCAAATGCCCTTCTCGTGCACGGCAACGGAGTGCTCCCACTGGCAGGAACGTTTCCCGTCGGTGGTGACCACGGTCCAGTCGTCATCCAGCGTTGCCGTTTCGATATCGCCACGGACCAGCATGGGCTCGATCGCAAGGCACAGGCCCGGACGGATCTTGGGACCGCGGTGGGTGGTCCTGTAGTTCAGCACATCCGGAGCCATGTGCATCTCGGACCCAATGCCGTGGCCCACGTAGTCTTCCAGGATGCCCAGGGGTTTGCCGTCAACCGAGGACACATAGTCATCGATGGCGTTGCCGATGTCACCCACGAACTTGCCTTGTGCCAGGGCAGCTATGCCCCGCCACATGGCATCCTCCGTGACGTCGGACAGCCGCTGATCCTCCGGGTCCGCTGCACCCACAATGACTGTCCGCGCTGAATCCGAATGCCATCCGTCCACAATGCAGCCACCGTCGATGGAGATGATGTCGCCATCCTGCAGGACTTTGCTTCCTGGGATGCCGTGGACAACTTCCTCGTTGACGGAAGTGCAGATCGTGGCGGGAAAGCCGTGATAGCCAAGGAAGTTGGACGTGGCACCGGCTTCCTTGAGGACCGCGGCAAAGACATCGTCAAGGTCCTTGGTGGTAACGCCCGGCTTGGCGGCCGCGACTGCCGCATCCAGCGCACTGCTCAGCACCAAACCAGCTTTCTGCATGGTCCGCATTTGTTGGTTGGTCTTGTACTCAATACGGGGCTGACCGAACGCCATGATCTCCTCTGGAAAGTTTTACTGCTGGAATACCTGCCAATGACGGCAAATGGAAAGGGTGTGTCCGGCACCTTCGGTACGGGACACACCCTTTTCCCTGGACGGTTACCCGGTTCCCAGGGAGTCGCTTAGACGGCCTTGGCTGCCTCAATGGCGGTCAGGACGCGGTCGGTAACTTCATCGATACCGCCGATTCCATCAACCTGCGTGAGGATGCCGCGCTCGGCGTACTTCGACACAACAGCTTCGGTCTGCTCGTGGTAGAGGTCAAGACGGTGGCGGATGACGGTTTCATTGTCGTCCGAGCGTCCGGTCTCCTTGGCCCGGCCCAGAAGCCGTACAACCAGTTCCTCGTCGTCGGCAGTCAGCTGGAGCACGACGTCGAGCTCCTGCTGGCCGTCGGCCAGGATCTCGTCCAGGTAATCAACCTGGGCGGTGGTGCGCGGGTAGCCATCCAGGAGGAAGCCGTTCTCCACATCGCTCTGGGAAAGGCGGTCACGGACCATGTTGTTCGTGACGCTGTCGGGAACAAAGTCCCCGGCATCCATGTACTTCTTCGCTTCAAGGCCCAGAGGTGTTTCGCCCTTGACGTTGGCACGGAAGATATCGCCGGTGGAGATGGCGACTACGCCGAGGCGCTCGGAAATCCGCTCAGCCTGTGTACCCTTTCCCGAACCGGGAGGTCCAATGATCAGCATTCTCGTCATCGCAAAAGCCCTTCGTAGTGACGTTGTTGTAGCTGCGCATCAATCTGCTTGACGGTCTCCAGGCCCACACCCACCATGATCAGGATTGACGTGCCACCGAACGGGAAGTTCTGGTTGGCGTTGATCAGGACAAGCGCAACAAGGGGAATCAATGCCACGAAGCCCAAGTAGAGGGCTCCGGGAAGCGTGATCCTGGAAAGCACGTACTGCAGGTAATCCGCGGTCGGTTTACCCGCCCGGATGCCCGGAATAAACCCTCCGTACTTCTTCATGTTTTCGGACACTTCTTCAGGGTTGAAGGTGATGGCCACATAGAAGTACGTGAAAAACACAATCATGGCGAAGTAGAGCGCCATGTAGATGGGGTGGTCGCCGCGGGTGAGGTTGTTGTTGATCCATTCAACCCACGGAGCCATCTGCTCCCCCGGCTTGGGCTGGTTGAACTGCGAGATCAGGCCCGGCAGGTACAGCATCGAGGAAGCGAAGATGACGGGCACGACGCCGGCCATGTTCACCTTGATGGGGATATAGGTGCTGGTGCCGCCCACGGTGCGGCGTCCAATCATGCGCTTTGCGTACTGGACGGGAACACGGCGTTGGGACTGCTCGACGAAAACAACCAAAGCCACGGTCAACAGGCCGACGGCCAGGACGGTGAAGAAGGTACCCGGACCCTTGGAGGTCCAGATGGAGCTGAGTGAACCCGGGAAGCTTGCTGCGATTGAGGTGAAGATCAGCAGCGACATGCCGTTGCCCACACCCTTTTCGGTGACGAGCTCGCCCATCCACATGATGAGGCCGGTGCCGGCCGTC includes:
- the rplQ gene encoding 50S ribosomal protein L17, which gives rise to MPTPTKGPRLGGGPAHERLMLANLAAALFEHKRITTTVTKAKRLKPYAERLVTFAKRGDLASRRRVLGLISDKGVVHELFTDIAGAVANRDGGYTRITKIGNRKGDNAPMAVIELVLEPVSPKQAVVAEATNAAAKAAPAAEEEVVETESAEAPAAEEAPAADAAESEEAQTEEAPAAEDKK
- a CDS encoding DNA-directed RNA polymerase subunit alpha, which gives rise to MLIAQRPTLSEEVVSENRSRFIIEPLEPGFGYTLGNSLRRTLLSSIPGAAVTSIRIDGVLHEFTTVPGVKEDVTEIILNIKNLSVSSEHDEPVVAYLRKQGPGVVTAADIAPPAGVEFHNPDLHIATLNSKGKFELELTIERGRGYVSAAQNKSGDSEIGRIPVDSIYSPVMKVTFRVEATRVEQRTDFDKLIVDVETKQAIAPRDAVASAGTTLVELFGLARELNTAAEGIEIGPSPTDAALAADMALPIEDLDLTVRSYNCLKREGIHTVGELVARSEADLMDIRNFGAKSIDEVKAKLVELGLSLKDSPPGFDLAARAAAIEEDDAAFSDDEL
- the rpsK gene encoding 30S ribosomal protein S11; protein product: MPPKTRGAVRKPRRKDKKNIALGQAHIKSTFNNTIVSITDPNGAVISWASAGEVGFKGSRKSTPFAAQMAAEAAAKRAQEHGLRKVDVFVKGPGSGRETAIRSLQAAGLEVGSIQDVTPSAHNGCRPPKRRRV
- the rpsM gene encoding 30S ribosomal protein S13 — translated: MARLAGVDIPREKRLEIALTYIYGVGKTRAHETLAATGISADVRVKDLTDAELVQLRDYIEGNYKVEGDLRREVAADIRRKVEIGSYEGLRHRKGLPVRGQRTKTNARTRKGPKRTVAGKKKAGR
- the rpmJ gene encoding 50S ribosomal protein L36, with amino-acid sequence MKVKPSVKQICDKCKVIRRNGRVMVICENPRHKQRQG
- the infA gene encoding translation initiation factor IF-1, producing MAKKDGVIEIEGVVTEALPNAMFRVELTNKHVVLAHISGKMRQHYIRILPEDRVVVELSPYDLTRGRIVYRYK
- a CDS encoding P1 family peptidase — its product is MNSITDVAGIRVGHVQRVGEGWLSGVTVVLPPPGTVGSVDVRGGGPGTHETDALDPTTLVSTVDAVVLTGGSAFGLVSAAGAQHWCEEHGRGFAVPGTVVPIVPAAAIFDLGRGGDVQARPGLDMGYQAAAAAFASGDHAAVERGNTGAGTGAVIARGQYKGGVGTSSIELDDGVVVGAIAIVNALGSPRFGPADLQAGDDQSQAAQPGLNTTLVVIATNAVLDVAECKRTANAGHAGLARALDPSHTLADGDTVFALATGSVALDRSTGQARQVSLITLQSAAAEAVRLAILDGVLSAESVSTAAGDFPAYRPVGE
- a CDS encoding carbohydrate ABC transporter permease; translated protein: MTAPLTHEHSPAPENGRANLQPGAGDTGRGHAPGAAPGSRPARKWSARSRKDFLVFLALALPNLALIGTFTYWPLINNIYYSTLDWTLGSASATVVGFQNYLTFFGSEDAATVLGTTGIFTAVTVGGSMGLGLLVALALNSKVRGTTFARSAVFAPYVLSGVGVGLVWLFIFDPGYGVLSWILRGLGQSSPQWINDPQLSLVMVIIVYIWKNLGYCAVVYLAGLQSLPRDVMEAAALDGAGSRRRFFSISVPLLSPTTFFLLITTMLSSLQAFDLIRIMTPLGNGTSTLIYEAYLQAFGAYNRAGYSAAISVILFAVLLVITLLQLRFVERKVHYS
- a CDS encoding carbohydrate ABC transporter permease encodes the protein MSAPTPTAVVDSPQEGPATRRPHPLSARNLLHTVATGYLPLVIATLVVFLPLLWMLLSSFKQPGEIVTMDLKILPESLNLQNYATAMTTVPFARFFANSLIVTVVGATIKVILAILTAYALVFVRFPFKNVIFVLILVALMVPAQVSILPNYILIAGMGGKNTLWGIILPGLGTAFGTFLLRQHFLTLPASILEAAEIDGAGHWRRLWQIIVPVSVPSIATVALVTVVSEWNDYIWPLIITDRPETMTLPVGLTLLQNSEGNGSGWGILMAGAVLVIVPILLIFAALQRYIVAGLTQGSVTG
- a CDS encoding ABC transporter substrate-binding protein yields the protein MRSNLDRRHFLGLAGLGAGAAALAACGGPSTAGTADAVDTATIDFSGVKPAASIDFWTNHPGKSQDVEKAIIEKFQAKFPDIKVNLVTAGANYEEIAQKFQTSQAAKTGLPGLVVLSDVWWFRYFTNGSIIPLDGLVKQLDIKTDDFQKSLVDDYKYDNKQWALPYGRSTPLFYYNKDHFKAAGIPDRAPATWQEFAEWAPKLKATSGAQYAYIYPALAGYAGWTLQNNLWGWGGGWSKDWDITCDSKESVAALQWAQDSIYKDGWAGVSSKEAADDFAAGITSSTISSTGSLLGVLKAAKFNVGVGFLPGGPAAPSGVCPTGGAGLGIPSGISKEEQLAAATFLKFMTEPENTAAFSAATGYMPTRLSADMSAVLAATPQIKTAMDQLAVTRVQDNARVFLPGADQEMAKAAAKILTQQGDVQSTMSELKKTLEGIYTKDVKPKLKA
- the map gene encoding type I methionyl aminopeptidase, encoding MAFGQPRIEYKTNQQMRTMQKAGLVLSSALDAAVAAAKPGVTTKDLDDVFAAVLKEAGATSNFLGYHGFPATICTSVNEEVVHGIPGSKVLQDGDIISIDGGCIVDGWHSDSARTVIVGAADPEDQRLSDVTEDAMWRGIAALAQGKFVGDIGNAIDDYVSSVDGKPLGILEDYVGHGIGSEMHMAPDVLNYRTTHRGPKIRPGLCLAIEPMLVRGDIETATLDDDWTVVTTDGKRSCQWEHSVAVHEKGIWVLSAPDGGAERLAPLGVVPVPIP
- a CDS encoding adenylate kinase, which encodes MLIIGPPGSGKGTQAERISERLGVVAISTGDIFRANVKGETPLGLEAKKYMDAGDFVPDSVTNNMVRDRLSQSDVENGFLLDGYPRTTAQVDYLDEILADGQQELDVVLQLTADDEELVVRLLGRAKETGRSDDNETVIRHRLDLYHEQTEAVVSKYAERGILTQVDGIGGIDEVTDRVLTAIEAAKAV
- the secY gene encoding preprotein translocase subunit SecY, which encodes MLSAFGRAFRTPDLRRKLLFTLGIITIFRLGAFIPSPGVNYQNVQQCLKNGDTSQGIYQLVNLFSGGALLQVSVFALGIMPYITASIIVQLLRVVIPRFQELYEEGSQGQSKLTQYTRYLTIALGLLNATTLVSLARSGQLLPGCNLPIIPDESIIATILIIITLTAGTGLIMWMGELVTEKGVGNGMSLLIFTSIAASFPGSLSSIWTSKGPGTFFTVLAVGLLTVALVVFVEQSQRRVPVQYAKRMIGRRTVGGTSTYIPIKVNMAGVVPVIFASSMLYLPGLISQFNQPKPGEQMAPWVEWINNNLTRGDHPIYMALYFAMIVFFTYFYVAITFNPEEVSENMKKYGGFIPGIRAGKPTADYLQYVLSRITLPGALYLGFVALIPLVALVLINANQNFPFGGTSILIMVGVGLETVKQIDAQLQQRHYEGLLR